The stretch of DNA TCGACGCGGTGGGCCGCCACCGGGGCGCCGGACTGGGAGGAGGCCATGATGAAAGGGAACAGACCCTAAATCAGCTTCTCGTAGAGATGGACGGGTTTGAGTCGAATGAGGGGGTTATTATCGTCGCGGCCACCAACAGGCCGGATGTCCTTGACCCGGCCTTGCTCAGGCCCGGCCGGTTTGACAGGCAGATAGTCGTACCCACACCTGATATCCGCGGCCGTGAAGGTATTTTGAGAGTGCATTCGCGAAATATGCCCATGGATAGTGATGTGAATTTGAGCGTCCTGGCGCGGGGCACGCCCGGCTTCAGCGGAGCGGATCTGGAAAACATGGTTAATGAGGCAGCCTTACTCGCAGCCCGGAAGAATAAGGAAAAACTCCAGATGTCTGATTTTGAGGAGGCCAAGGACAAGGTCATGATGGGCACGGAGAGGCGTAGTATGATCATCACTGAGGAAGAAAAACGCATAACCGCCTTTCATGAAGCCGGCCATGCCCTGGTAGCTAAACTCCTGCCCGGGGCTGATCCCATCCATAAAGTAACCATCATTCCCCGCGGCAGGGCACTGGGTCTTACCCAACAACTACCTATTGATGAGAGGCATACCTATCAAAAGGACTATCTGATTAATAATCTCGTCATTCTCCTGGGAGGACGGGCGGCCGAGGAGCTTGTTTTAAAACAGTTTACTACCGGCGCCGGCAATGATATCGAACGGGCTACCGAATTGGCACGTAAGATGGTTTGTAACTGGGGTATGAGCGAAGATATGGGGCCGCTGTCTTTTGGCAAGAAGGAAGAGCACATCTTTTTGGGTAAGGAAATAGCTCAGCACAAGGATTATAGCGAGGCAACAGCGGTTCGGATTGATGAGGAGATTAAACGGCTGGTAACGGAAAGTTATCAACGCGCTAAAGACATTATCCATGAGAATATACAGTCCCTGCATAAGCTGGCCGCCTCCTTACTGGAACGGGAGTCGCTGGATGCGGGAGACATCGACAATATCTTAGGGTTAAACGGAAGAAGAGAGCCGACAGCAGCTTAACGCCAGATCCGCTTATACCGGATGTCATTAGTCAATGGTCAGTTGGCACTGGTAAGAATGGTCAGCCTTCCACACTGAACCGATGACCGATGACTAATGGCCAGTGTGCCTATAGTAAGGGACCTTCCTTACATTTATTTAGTGTTCATCCGGAAATTACTGTTTACGGCTTCACGCTTTCAGCGATCAGCGATTAGCTGTCAGCAAAAATCTAAGACAAGCAACACATTAAGCTGAACGCTGATAGCTGAGTGCTGATTGCTCCGTCCGGAATCCTTGAGTTTCCGGATGGAGCCTAGTTAAAGTATCCGGCCTACGGTCGGCCTATGGCCGGGTGTCTTTTGGTTATCATGGATGAAGAGGGTTTGACATTGGTCTGCAAGGGCAGGGTGCTGTCCTTTGGTGTAAAGACCTATGTAATGGGCATACTTAATGTCACGCCGGATTCATTTTCTGACGGCGGACGCTATACGGCGCCGGATGCGGCCCTTAAGCACGCGGAAGATATGATTGGGGCCGGGGTGGACATCATTGACGTAGGCGGAGAATCCACCCGTCCTTTTGCGCAGCCTGTCTCCGTCCGGGAAGAACTGTCCCGGGTGGTGCCCGTGATAGAGGCTATCCGAAGACGATGGGATGTCCTGCTCTCTATAGATACTTATAAGGCCGAAGTAGCCGGTGCAGCCGTTTCTGCCGGCGCGGACATAGTCAACGATGTTACGGCGCTGCGTTATGACCCGGCCATGGTTGATGTGCTTCTCAAACATCAGGTCCCGGCCATTCTTATGCACATGCAGGGAATGCCGCAAGACATGCAGGTAATGCCTTATTATGACGATGTGGTGGGGGAAGTAATGGCTTTTTTGCGTGAACGCCTGGCCTGGGCTGAGACAAGGGGGATGGATAGAAATAGATTTATTCTCGATCCCGGCATCGGCTTTGGCAAGAACGCGGATCACAACTTAATGCTTCTTCGGTCTATCTCTGCTTTTCAGGAACTGGGGCGGCCCATCCTGATCGGGCCGTCACGCAAGAGTTTTATAGGCAAGATATTGGATATCGACGTTGGGGAAAGGGATGGGGCTACGCAGGCCGTAGTGGCTGTGGGTGTCTGGGAGGGCGCGCATATAGTGCGGGTACATGATGTGCGTTCTGCCGTATACACGGTCCGCATAGTAGAAGCCATCAGAAAGGGCAGCGTTCAGCATACAGCAGTCAGCCATTAGCTATAATGATAGAAAGCACGCAGGAAAATGATTGAATATTTGACTACATTGCGCTGGCAGGATGTCCTGGACATCTTGCTGGTAGCCTTTATTATCTATGAGATAATCCTTTTTATTCGCGGTACCCGGGCAGTGCAGATGGTGGCCGGCCTGGCTATTCTGGTCGTTTTCTATTTCATGGCGCGCGAGGTGGGACTGCAAACCCTGCACTGGCTGCTCGGCACCTTTTTAAGCTCCTTTTTTCTTTTAGTGGTCATCATTTTTCAGGATGACATTCGCCGGGCCTTAATGCAGGTCGGCCGTACCCCGTTTCTAAAGGCAGATACAGCCACGCTGCAAATTTTGGAAGAGGTGGTCCGGTCGGCTGTATCGCTGTCGAATAAGGGAATTGGTGGATTAATAGCTATCGAGAGGGAGGCCGGCCTGAAGGACTACCTGGAATCCGGCGTGCCCATCGATGCCCGGGTCAGCCGGGAGATACTCTTGAGTATCTTTTATCCGACCTCACCCATACATGATGGAGCAGTCATCATTCGTAATGGCCGCATCTCGCATGCGGGGTGTTTTTTGCCTCTTTCCACCAACCCTTTTTTGAGCAAAAAATTAGGTACGCGCCACCGGGCTGCAGTCGGCCTGACCGAGCATACCGATGCGGTGGTAGTAGTGGTCTCGGAGGAGACCGGGACTATCTCTGCGGCTATTGACAGCAAAATAACACGCGATCTCGACGCTGCGACCTTAAGAAATATGCTTCAGGGTATCTGGAGAGAGGAAAAGGACGGCAGGCAGTGGTGGAAGAAACTCATGGGTACAAAGATTAAAAAATGAAGGCCGGCAAGACGCAGAGATTCTGGAGAAAGAATATCGGGCTTAAGCTCTTAGCCCTGGCGTTTGCCCTATTTTTGTGGTTCTTTGTGGTGGGGGAGGAAAAGGCCGAGGTAAGTCTTAGTGTCCCCCTGGAATTGGTTAACATGCCTGATGATCTGGTTATCAGCAATGAGTTTAGCGGCGCGATAGATGTGCGTATCTATGGGCCGCGTAGTCTGGTGCGTGAACTGGTCACCCGGCGTCTTAGCCATGTGGTGGATTTGGCTAAGGCCACACCGGGAAAGATGACATTACATATTACTCCTGAAGGTATCCGTCTCCCGGGGGAGGTCCAGGTAACACGTATTCATCCTTCCCAGGTGAACCTGGTCCTGGAGCCGCTGTCCCGGCGGGAAGCGCCGGTTGAGGCCGTGTTAAAAGGCGCAATAGCCGCTGATTATGAGCTAAAGGGCGTGGAACTTAAACCGGCTAAGGTAGTTTTGTCCGGTGCGGTCAGGGAAGTGGCTAAGGTAAAAAAGGTCTTGACCCGGCCCATTGATATTTCAGGACTTAGTGTAAGCACGAAGGCTGTAGTAGGTCTTGACTTGCAGAGGTATCACCTGAGGGTGGTGGGTGAACCACAGGTGACTGCCTATATACAGGTTGAAGAAAAGATTATACGGAAAAGCCTGGTTATACCTGTGGAGGGTGCGGGTGCGGCCTATGGGTATAAGATTGACCCCCGTAACATAGAAGTATCAATGCAGGGACCGGTGAGTGTGCTGCGAAATGCGGCCCGGAAACAGGATATCCGGGCGGTGGTGCAATTGGGGGGACTCGGTCCCGGCACGTATGTGAGGCGGCCTGTTGTTGAAGCCCCGGCAGGTGTAGAGATAGAGAAGGTTAAGCCGAAATCGGTCAGGGTAATTATTTTTAAAGAAAAGCATTCAGCGGTCAGCGATCAGCCATCAGCAAAAAGATCTCAAATTTCAAATCTGAAATCGAGAAAGCCGGTGGCTGATAGCTTGAGTTCACTTTAGAAACAACAGGTGATATATGCGTAAGCTTTTTGGTACGGACGGCGTGCGCGGTGTGGCCAATATCTATCCCATGACCACGGAAATAGCCATGCAATTGGGGCGTGGCGTTGCCTATGTATTTAAGGACAAAAACCGGCGGCACCGCATAGTTATCGGAAAGGACACGCGGCTTTCGGGTTACATGATTGAGAATGCCATTGCCTCCGGTATCTGTTCCATGGGGGTGGATGTGCTCCTGGTCGGTCCGCTTCCGACACCCGGCATAGCCTTTCTTACCAAGAATATGCGCGCTGACGCCGGGGTCGTTATCTCGGCCTCTCATAATCCCTTTCAGGACAACGGAATAAAATTTTTTTCCGGCAGCGGGTTTAAGCTTCCGGACGCCACGGAACAAAAGATCGAAGACCTTATTTTTTCCAAGGAAATTGACTCCCTGAGGCCCACGGCAGATGAGGTGGGAAAGGCATTCCGCATCGATGACGCCACCGGGCGTTATATCGTTTTTCTCAAGAACACGTTTCCTTCTGCCTATAGCCTGGATGGCCTGCGGATCGTGCTTGATTGCGCCCATGGGGCGGCGTATAAAGTGGCTCCGATCGTCTTTGGCGAGCTTGGCGCCGACCTGACCCTGGTCGGAGTCAACCCGGATGGGACGAATATCAACCGTGGTTGCGGGGCCCTCGATACAAAGTTGGTGCAAAATAGCGTCCGGGAACAGGGCGCTCACCTGGGGATCGCCCTCGACGGGGATGCAGACCGCGTTATCTTTGTGGATGAGAAAGGAAATAAGGTTGACGGAGACCATATCATGGCCATCTGTGCCTCTATGATGGCCGGGGAGAAAAAACTGCGCAAAAAGACCCTGGTTAGCACGGTCATGAGCAACATGGGTCTCGAGGTGTGCATGAGGAATATGGGGGGCAACCTTGTCCGTACCCAGGTCGGTGACCGTTACGTGGTGGAAGAAATGGTCAGGGGCGGGTACAACCTTGGGGGCGAACAATCCGGACATCTGATTTTTCTCGACCATATCACTACCGGCGACGGCATATTGGCGGCGCTGCAGCTCCTCGCGATCATCTGTAAGACCGGGCGGCCCCTTTCCGAGCTGGCGAAGATTATGGAATCATATCCCCAGAAGCTGATAAATATGCGGGTAAGTGTGAAAAAAGGTCTGGATGAGATTAACGGCTTTAAGAAAAAGCTGGCCGCGGCAGAGCGTGAGCTTGGGGGCCGGGGACGGGTTCTGGTGCGTTTCTCCGGCACAGAGCCGTTAGTCCGCGTGATGGTGGAGGGGGAAAGAGAGGATCAGATCGAGGCCCTGGCGCAGGATCTGGCTTTATTTCTGGAAAAGGCCTTGAAATAAGAAAGGGATGCCCTGTGCTCCTGGCGATAGATATAGGCAATACAAATATCGTATTCGGCCTCTTTAAAGGAGCCCGTCTCCTTAGAGACTGGCGTTTGCGTACAGACCCGAAGGTGACCGCCGACGGGCTCCTTATCAGCTTTTCCTGCCTTATATCCCGTGAAAACATAGCCATTTCTGAGATTCGCGGCGCGGCCATTTCCTGTGTAGTCCCTTCCATGCTTTATGCGGTCGAGACCTTTTGTCAGGAATACCTGAAAGTTAAGCCGCTGGTGGTTGGGCCGGGGATTGCGTCCCCGATAGAGATCTGTATAGATAACCCGGCAGAACTAGGGGCTGACCGCCTGGTCAATGCCGTAGCGGCCTTTGCCAGGTATCCGAAGGGCGTGATTGTCGTGGATTTCGGCACCGCCACCACATTTGATTATGTCTCGGGACGCGGGGAGTACCTGGGCGGGGCCATTGCGCCCGGTGTGCTTATTTCCTGTGAAGCCCTCTTTGCCAAGGCCGCCAGGCTGCCCCGTGCCGCTATATTTGCCAGACCCCGGGCGGTTATGGCCAGAGATACGGTAGCGGCCATGAATGCCGGTATTGTCTATGGTTTTGCGGATATGGCCGATGGTATCGTTACCCGCATGAAAAGGGAGATTGGAAGCCCGGTCAAGGTAATTGCCACAGGAGGGCTGGCTTCTCTTATCGTCTCTGAATCCAGGACCATAAAGGCAGTCGAACCCCATCTTACCCTGGAAGGGCTGCGCCTCATCTATGAGCAGAACGTCTAGATATTCAGGAATAATCAGACCCGGGAGATTGGGCAAAGGCGACCGGATCGCCCTGGTGGCTACCGGCAGCCCCTTTGAGAAAGAGGATTTTGATAGGGGCGTACAGCTTCTGGTCTCCCTGGGTTTTGAAGTCAAGCATCATCCCCTGTTATTCGAACGAAACGGTTATCTGGCCGGTTCTGATGAACATCGGGCCCGGCTTTTAACCGGGGCGCTTACAGATGATGAGGTCCAGGCCGTGCTCTGTGTACGCGGCGGCTATGGCACGCTGCGTATGTTGAGTCATATAGATGCCTCGCTATTTAAGACCCATCCCAAGATCATTTTGGGTTTTAGCGATGTCACCGCCCTCCTGAACTTTGCCTTTGACTCCGGCGGTCTGGTCACATTTCACGGGCCGATGCTGACCGGACTGCCCGGTCTTTCTGATGATGGGCTGCGTCGCTTCCTGGACCTCCTTACCAGAGAGTCGCCCCTGATTATAGCGCCTTCGCGCCGGGAGATTATTCAGAAAGGCCGGGCGCAGGGCCGGCTTATGGGAGGAAATCTTACTACCCTGGTTCACCTGCTGGGCACGCCTTACGAGCCTTCCTGGGAGGGCCGCATCCTTTTTGTTGAAGAGTGCGGGGAAAAACTCTATCGCATTGATCGCCTTTTTACCCAGCTTAAACTCGCCGGGAGGCTTTCGAAGCTGGCCGGATTGGTCCTGGGGCAATTCACAGAAGGGGTCGAAGAGGAAGAGGTGTGGGAATTTGCCCATCAGAACCTGCGGGACCTGGATATCCCGATTGTTGCGGGCTTCCCCTTTGGGCACGGCAAGGAAAATATGGCCGTGCCTATTGGCGCTATGTTCAGATTGGATGGATACGAAGGGACGCTGGAATTGACCGAGCCTTGCATACAATAGGCCTGCATTAACAGCTAACATGCCTGTCTTTTCAAAAGTTGACACTCTTATGCATCGGGCCGTGGAGGAAGGCGTTTTTCCGGGCGCCGTGCTCCTTATAGCGGCTGAGGCCAAGGTCTTATCCCATCGCGCCTACGGACATGCCTCCATTATTCCAGCCAGACAATCAATGACGACAGATACACTTTTCGACCTGGCCTCGCTTACCAAACCCCTGGCCACCACTATGGCGATTATGAACTTGGTGGCCGATGGTAAGCTGAAGATCGATCAAGAAATAGGGGATATTCTGGGTCTTGGCCGGGATAACCCCAAGGCGGGGATTACCTTGAGACAGCTTCTCTCCCACTCCTCGGGTATGCCTGCCTATCAACCTTATTTTGAGCAGTTAAGGGCTTATCCTCCGGGGGAACGAAAGAAGATATTACGCGGGTGGCTCCTGGATGAACCCTTGGCTGCTGTCCCCGGGGAAGCGGCCCTTTACAGCGACCTGGGGTTCATGCTGCTTGAATGGATAATTGAAAGGGCCTCCGGCCAGGGATTGGATGAGTTTGTCTTGGCCAGGATTTACCGGCCGCTGGGCCTGGTTTTTACCGGATTTCGGCCCCTTAACAGCCGCAGTTTACCTGATCCCGGGGTGATAGCGGCCACAGAGGAGTGCCCCTGGCGCAAAAAGGTCTTGTGCGGCGAGGTGCATGATGACAACGCCTATGCCGTGGGCGGGGTGTGCGGTCATGCCGGTCTGTTTGGCACGGCGGAGGAGTTATATGGCCTCCTTAAGATGATATTAAAGTCCTATCGGGGGGAAGTAGAGACGGGAATCTTCAGCCGTGAATTGATGACGGCCTTTCTTACACGGCAGGAGTTGCCCCGTGGAACCACCTGGGCGCTGGGCTTTGATACCCCATCCGAAGAGGGTTCAAGCGCCGGCCGGTATTTTTCCCGGAAAAGCGTCGGCCACCTCGGGTTTACCGGCGTGTCTTTCTGGATGGACCTGGAGAGAGAGATAATCATTCTCCTCCTTACCAACCGTATTCACCCCAGCCGGGCCAATGAAAAAATAAAGGCCTTCCGGCCCCTCATCCATGACGCCATAATGGAAGCCCTGATTTAAGTCTCAAAGCTCAAAGCTTTTGTCCTTGACGGGACTGGTCCGCTTAAATATACTCCTCTCTGGTTTCGTTGGCATTCGTAGGCATCTTACCGATAACTGAGCGGCCGCGGACTTCGAGTAGCAGGCCCTGAGCCAGGATCAGGAGCAGACATGAACAACTTCAGTGAAAAAGTTAGCTTTATCTGGTCGGTTGCCGACCTCATTCGCGGACCCTACCGGCCAAATCAGTACAAGGACGTCATGCTCCCCCTGACCGTTCTTCGCCGCCTCGACTGCGTGCTCGAGCCGACTAAGGAAAAGGTCCTTGAAGCAAAGAATAAATGGAGCGGCAAGGGGAAAGGGGTTTTTGACGCCAAACTGATCCGGGCTTCAGGTGTGCCTTTCTACAACACCAGTCGTTACACCTTTGAAAAGCTCAAAGGTGATCCGAACAACATCGCCGCAAATCTGACCGACTACATCAAGGGTTTCTCCATGCGGGCCCGAGAGATCATCGAGCACTTCGGATTCGAGGAACACATCGACAAGCTCAACAAGGCCGACCGGCTCTATCTGGTCGTGTCCAAGTTCTGTGATATCGACCTCCATCCGCACGTCGTCTCGAACATCGAGATGGGCTACATCTTCGAGGAGCTGATCCGGAGGTTCAACGAGGCATCGAACGAGGAGGCCGGCGATCACTTTACGCCCCGTGAGGTCATTCGCCTGATGGTGAACCTCCTCTTTATGCCGGATGGCGACATCCTTACCACCAAGGGAATCGTGAAGACCCTCTATGACCCGGCCTGCGGAACGGGCGGTATGCTCTCCGTGGCCGAGGACTACGTGCGCGAACTCAACCCCGACGCCCGCCTGGAGGTCTTTGGCCAGGACTACAACGCCCAAGCCTACGCCATCTGCGGCTCGGACATGATGATCAAGGAACAGGACATCGAGCACATCGCCTTTGGCGACAGCTTTACCGACGACCGGTTTCCTCGTCACAAGTTCGATTACATGCTGGCCAATCCGCCCTTCGGTGTGGAGTGGAAGCCGGAAGCCGACTTCATCACACGCGAACATGAAGAACAGGGCTTTGGAGGACGTTTCGGCGCGGGACTGCCTCGCATCAATGACGGCTCCCTTCTCTTTATCATGCACATGATCAGCAAAATGAAGGACCCCAAGGAAGGGGGCACCCGCCTGGGGATCGTCTTCAACGGTTCGCCGCTGTTCACCGGTGCGGCCGGGTCGGGAGAGAGCGAAATCCGCCGCTGGATCATCGAAAACGATTGGCTGGAGGCCATTGTCGCCTTGCCGGACCAGCTTTTCTACAACACGGGCATCTACACCTACCTCTGGATCGTCACCAACCGGAAGAAGCTGGGCCGCAGGGGCAAAATTCAACTGGTGGACGGAACGGCCTTCTTCAAAAAGATGCGTAAATCCCTCGGCAACAAGCGAAACGAAGTCTGCGACGATCAGCGCGATGAGATCACCCGGCTCTACGGGAATCTCAAGGATGCCGAGCACATCCGTGTCTTCGACAACGAGGATTTCGGCCACCGCCGCATCACGGTCGAGCGGCCGCTTAGGCTCAACTTTGCTGTAGACAAGGAGCGTATCGCGCGACTTGAAGAGACCAAGGCATTTGCAAATCTGGCCACCAGCAAGAAACGAAAGGATACCAAGGCTGCACAGGCGGAGATCGCCGAGGGGCGGAGGCTCCAAGAGGCAATCCTTTCCGCACTGGGCCGTCTCGATCCTAGGGGCGTCGTCAAGAACCGCGAACAGTTCTCGGAGATGGTGAAGATGGCGTTCAAGAAGGCAGGTCTCAAGATTCCCGCCGTCCTGTTGAAGGCCATCCTCATGGCCCTGGCTGAGCGGGACGAGACTGCAAATATCTGCACCGACACCAATGGCAACCCCGAACCAGATCCCGAACTCCGCGACTACGAGAACGTCCCGCTCAAAGAAGACGTGGACGAATACATGAGGCGGGAAGTCCTGCCCCACGTGCCCGACGCCTGGGTGGACGAGTCCAAGACCAAGGTCGGCTACGAGATCAACATCAACCGCCACTTCTACCACTACGCGCCGCCGCGACCGCTGGAGAAGATCGAAACGGACCTCAAGAAGATCGAGAAGGAAATCGCGGACATGCTGGCGGAGGTGACGGAATGAGCGAAAAAGACACACCCCGCCCGGGTGGAGAGATTATCGTTTACCAGGCCGAGGACGGCGGCAACCGCATCCGAGTGCTGCTGGAGGGCGAGACCGTCTGGCTGACCCAGGCGCTGATCGCCGAGTTGTTTCAGACCACCGTTCCGAACGTAAACATCCACCTGAAAAACATTTACGCGGAAGGCGAGCTGGCCGAGGAGTCAACTATTAAGGAATACTTAATAGTTCGCCAGGAAGGCTCCCGCCAAGTCTCCCGCAACGTGCTTCACTATAGCCTCGAGGCCATTTTGGCCGTGGGCTACCGGGTGCAAAGCCCGCGTGGCACCCAGTTTCGCCAGTGGGCCACCGAACGCCTGCGCGAATACATCGTCAAGGGATTCACGCTCGACGACGAACGGCTCAAGGGCGACAGCGGGCTGGTGGACTATTTCGATGAACTGCTCGCCCGCATCCGAGAGATTCGCGCCAGTGAAGCGCGCGTCTACCAACGCATCCGGGAGATCTTCGCGCTGGCCTGCGACTACCGGGAGGGCGAGGAGGAAACGCAGCGGTTTTTCGCCACCATGCAGAACAAGATGCACCATGCCGCCACCGGCATGACGGCGGCGGAGATCGTGCGACGGCGCGCGGACGCAGGCAAGGCCAACATGGGTCTGACCGCGTGGAAAGGCGGCCGGGTGATCAAACGCGACGTGGGCACGGCCAAGAACTACCTCGACACCAGGGAGATCGACACGCTCAACCGCATTACCGTGATGTTTCTCGACCAAGCCGAGTTCCGCGCCCAGCGGCGGCAGGATATTCGTATGCGCGACTGGGAAGGGTTCCTCGATAAGTTCCTGCACGACACCGAATTGCCCGTGCTCTCCGGACCCGGCACGATTAGTCGTGACGAGGCGCTCGAATGGGCGCAGGGACAATACGACGCCTTCGCAGAAAGGCGGCGACTGGAAGCGGAAACCGAGGCCGAGGCGCGGTACGTGGAAGACCTACGCACGTCCGCAAAGATGCTGGAGACGCGGCGCAAGAAACTGCGGACGCCCCCAAAGAGCAAGAAGAAGGCGAAGGGCGCGCGAAAGCAACGCGGGAGGGACGGCGAATGAGCAGGCAGTCCTATCCGAAATATAGGCAGTCCGGTGTGCAATGGCTCGGTAAGGTGCCCGATCATTGGGAGATGCTACGCCTGAAGACCATTGCGACTCTCGGCTACGGTGATTCACTTGCTGCTGATGACCGCCTTCCCGGTACGTGCCCTGTATATGGGTCAAATGGTGTTGTAGGCGAACATGATCGAGCCAACACCAAAGCGCCGTGCTTGATCGTTGGGCGGAAGGGGTCTTTCGGAAAGGTTGCTTACTCGAACATTCCTTGTTTTGCTATCGACACAACGTACTTCATTGATGACCGCTTCACATCGAATGATTTGCGATGGCTGTACTACTCCCTTCAGTGGCTTCGACTTGATTCCTTTTCAAAAGATTCCGCTGTCCCGGGCCTTTCACGCGAGGACGCCTACAACAACGTTCTCCCTTTTTGTCCGATAGAAGAACAACGCGCCATCGCCGCCTTTCTTGATCGCGAGACGGGGCGAATTGATGCGCTGGTCGAGAAAAAACAGCGGCAGATCGAGTTGCTCCAGGAGAAGCGATCCGCCCTTATCAGCCACACCGTCACCAAGGGGCTCGATCCCAACGCCCCAACGAAGGATTCCGGCATCGAATGGCTGGGTGAGATTCCGGAGCATTGGCCCGTTGTGCGGTTGCGTTTCCGTGCGAGGATTAATCCATCGAGGGCGGAGGTCAATGGACTTCCTGTGGATACCCAAGTTTCGTTTGTTCCAATGGAAGCTGTCTGTGAATACGGCGGGCTTCGTCTTGAGCAAATGAAACCCCTCGGAGATGTATCTACTGGATACACGTATTTCTGTGAAGGTGATGTCGTTGTAGCGAAGATTACACCTTGCTTTGAAAACGGTAAGGGTTCAATAGGAGAGGGGTTAGA from Thermodesulfobacteriota bacterium encodes:
- the folP gene encoding dihydropteroate synthase — translated: MDEEGLTLVCKGRVLSFGVKTYVMGILNVTPDSFSDGGRYTAPDAALKHAEDMIGAGVDIIDVGGESTRPFAQPVSVREELSRVVPVIEAIRRRWDVLLSIDTYKAEVAGAAVSAGADIVNDVTALRYDPAMVDVLLKHQVPAILMHMQGMPQDMQVMPYYDDVVGEVMAFLRERLAWAETRGMDRNRFILDPGIGFGKNADHNLMLLRSISAFQELGRPILIGPSRKSFIGKILDIDVGERDGATQAVVAVGVWEGAHIVRVHDVRSAVYTVRIVEAIRKGSVQHTAVSH
- a CDS encoding serine hydrolase — its product is MPVFSKVDTLMHRAVEEGVFPGAVLLIAAEAKVLSHRAYGHASIIPARQSMTTDTLFDLASLTKPLATTMAIMNLVADGKLKIDQEIGDILGLGRDNPKAGITLRQLLSHSSGMPAYQPYFEQLRAYPPGERKKILRGWLLDEPLAAVPGEAALYSDLGFMLLEWIIERASGQGLDEFVLARIYRPLGLVFTGFRPLNSRSLPDPGVIAATEECPWRKKVLCGEVHDDNAYAVGGVCGHAGLFGTAEELYGLLKMILKSYRGEVETGIFSRELMTAFLTRQELPRGTTWALGFDTPSEEGSSAGRYFSRKSVGHLGFTGVSFWMDLEREIIILLLTNRIHPSRANEKIKAFRPLIHDAIMEALI
- the cdaA gene encoding diadenylate cyclase CdaA; translated protein: MIEYLTTLRWQDVLDILLVAFIIYEIILFIRGTRAVQMVAGLAILVVFYFMAREVGLQTLHWLLGTFLSSFFLLVVIIFQDDIRRALMQVGRTPFLKADTATLQILEEVVRSAVSLSNKGIGGLIAIEREAGLKDYLESGVPIDARVSREILLSIFYPTSPIHDGAVIIRNGRISHAGCFLPLSTNPFLSKKLGTRHRAAVGLTEHTDAVVVVVSEETGTISAAIDSKITRDLDAATLRNMLQGIWREEKDGRQWWKKLMGTKIKK
- a CDS encoding CdaR family protein → MKAGKTQRFWRKNIGLKLLALAFALFLWFFVVGEEKAEVSLSVPLELVNMPDDLVISNEFSGAIDVRIYGPRSLVRELVTRRLSHVVDLAKATPGKMTLHITPEGIRLPGEVQVTRIHPSQVNLVLEPLSRREAPVEAVLKGAIAADYELKGVELKPAKVVLSGAVREVAKVKKVLTRPIDISGLSVSTKAVVGLDLQRYHLRVVGEPQVTAYIQVEEKIIRKSLVIPVEGAGAAYGYKIDPRNIEVSMQGPVSVLRNAARKQDIRAVVQLGGLGPGTYVRRPVVEAPAGVEIEKVKPKSVRVIIFKEKHSAVSDQPSAKRSQISNLKSRKPVADSLSSL
- the ftsH gene encoding ATP-dependent zinc metalloprotease FtsH, producing MNTFYKNLSLWLVIGLVMILLFQFFNRPGEDSSEVTYSDFLDKVEKGEVSRVTVQGERIHGQYVNGRAFKTYAPKDVDLVKILRQASVKIAVKPAEESPWYWTLIISWLPMLLLIGVWIFFMRQMQAGGGKALSFGKSRARLLSGQTVKTTFADVAGIDEAKEELSEIIDFLKDPKRFTRLGGRIPKGVLLMGAPGTGKTLLAKAIAGEAGVPFFSISGSDFVEMFVGVGASRVRDLFVQGKKNAPCIIFIDEIDAVGRHRGAGLGGGHDEREQTLNQLLVEMDGFESNEGVIIVAATNRPDVLDPALLRPGRFDRQIVVPTPDIRGREGILRVHSRNMPMDSDVNLSVLARGTPGFSGADLENMVNEAALLAARKNKEKLQMSDFEEAKDKVMMGTERRSMIITEEEKRITAFHEAGHALVAKLLPGADPIHKVTIIPRGRALGLTQQLPIDERHTYQKDYLINNLVILLGGRAAEELVLKQFTTGAGNDIERATELARKMVCNWGMSEDMGPLSFGKKEEHIFLGKEIAQHKDYSEATAVRIDEEIKRLVTESYQRAKDIIHENIQSLHKLAASLLERESLDAGDIDNILGLNGRREPTAA
- the glmM gene encoding phosphoglucosamine mutase, which produces MRKLFGTDGVRGVANIYPMTTEIAMQLGRGVAYVFKDKNRRHRIVIGKDTRLSGYMIENAIASGICSMGVDVLLVGPLPTPGIAFLTKNMRADAGVVISASHNPFQDNGIKFFSGSGFKLPDATEQKIEDLIFSKEIDSLRPTADEVGKAFRIDDATGRYIVFLKNTFPSAYSLDGLRIVLDCAHGAAYKVAPIVFGELGADLTLVGVNPDGTNINRGCGALDTKLVQNSVREQGAHLGIALDGDADRVIFVDEKGNKVDGDHIMAICASMMAGEKKLRKKTLVSTVMSNMGLEVCMRNMGGNLVRTQVGDRYVVEEMVRGGYNLGGEQSGHLIFLDHITTGDGILAALQLLAIICKTGRPLSELAKIMESYPQKLINMRVSVKKGLDEINGFKKKLAAAERELGGRGRVLVRFSGTEPLVRVMVEGEREDQIEALAQDLALFLEKALK
- a CDS encoding LD-carboxypeptidase, giving the protein MSRTSRYSGIIRPGRLGKGDRIALVATGSPFEKEDFDRGVQLLVSLGFEVKHHPLLFERNGYLAGSDEHRARLLTGALTDDEVQAVLCVRGGYGTLRMLSHIDASLFKTHPKIILGFSDVTALLNFAFDSGGLVTFHGPMLTGLPGLSDDGLRRFLDLLTRESPLIIAPSRREIIQKGRAQGRLMGGNLTTLVHLLGTPYEPSWEGRILFVEECGEKLYRIDRLFTQLKLAGRLSKLAGLVLGQFTEGVEEEEVWEFAHQNLRDLDIPIVAGFPFGHGKENMAVPIGAMFRLDGYEGTLELTEPCIQ
- a CDS encoding type III pantothenate kinase, giving the protein MLLAIDIGNTNIVFGLFKGARLLRDWRLRTDPKVTADGLLISFSCLISRENIAISEIRGAAISCVVPSMLYAVETFCQEYLKVKPLVVGPGIASPIEICIDNPAELGADRLVNAVAAFARYPKGVIVVDFGTATTFDYVSGRGEYLGGAIAPGVLISCEALFAKAARLPRAAIFARPRAVMARDTVAAMNAGIVYGFADMADGIVTRMKREIGSPVKVIATGGLASLIVSESRTIKAVEPHLTLEGLRLIYEQNV